The nucleotide window TTGCCCCGAAACGGGATCCATGGGATAAAATCCAAGTGAACTAAAAACATACCAAGCGCTCATTTGTCCAGTATCTTCGTTTCCGCATATTCCCTCAGGAGTATTATCATACAATGTATTGAGAACCTGATTAATATATTTCTGAGTCTTTTTTGGCTTGCCAACTTTGTTATACATATAAATAGTATGGTGTCCCGGCTCATTGCCATGGGCATATTGACCTATCAACCCTGATATGTCACCCGAAACATTTGCGCCATGCAACTTGGATCTCATCAGAAACAGTGAATCAAGCCGTGAATCCAATACTTTTTTTCCTCCCATCAAAGAGGCTAGTCCATCTACATCATGTGGCACAAAAAAAGTCCATTGCCAAGCATTTCCTTCGCAATAATCATCCTTTCTATGCTCCGAACTTAAAGGATTAAAAGGTGTTCTCCAAGTTCTGGCCTGTGTTTTTCCTCTTGCAAAAAGAGTTTTGGGATCTATCACATTCTTATAATTAGAAGCTCTTTTACTGAAATAATCGTATTCTTTTTTATGATTTGTCATTTGAGCGAATCGAGCAACAGCCCAGTCATCATAAGCATACTCCAAAGTACGCGCCACAGATTCCATTTCTAAGTCGCAAGGTACATATCCATATTTTTTATAATTTTTCAAACCCACAAAATACCCCATTGAGAAACCGCAGGTGTCTTTCATACTTGACTGGGTCATGGCATTCATGGCAAACTTTGTATCAAACCCCTTAATTCCATTCAAATAGCAATTGGTTATCATCGGCATACTGTGCAGTCCTATCATTTGATACGTTTCCATACCCGACAGAGTCCATATTGGTAACTGTCCAGCATATTTGTAATGCTCCAAGGCAGTTTTTACATAGTCTTTCATCACATTCGGTTGTAAAACTGCCATCAAAGGGCAAGCCGCCCGAAAAGTATCCCATAATCCAACTACACCTCCATAATATGGAAATCCGTTTGTTTGATGTACTTTGTTATCTGGTCCTCTGAAACGAAAATCCACATCGGAAAATAACATTGGATACATCATCACATTACGCATGGATGTGTAAAATAATTT belongs to Flavobacterium gilvum and includes:
- a CDS encoding GH92 family glycosyl hydrolase; its protein translation is MPVIVDLKYGSKNGCTIEPEHDMDTVYASGFEQVDKYTIRGYRLSNGWVTGQQVYFYTKFSTPIKECSLFVDDNRKVKATFAQGRNIKAILFFEEDKGVLEVKTAISAVDMEGARKNLEAEVQNKDFDEIKKEASGQWNDVLGQIEIETSDLKKKKLFYTSMRNVMMYPMLFSDVDFRFRGPDNKVHQTNGFPYYGGVVGLWDTFRAACPLMAVLQPNVMKDYVKTALEHYKYAGQLPIWTLSGMETYQMIGLHSMPMITNCYLNGIKGFDTKFAMNAMTQSSMKDTCGFSMGYFVGLKNYKKYGYVPCDLEMESVARTLEYAYDDWAVARFAQMTNHKKEYDYFSKRASNYKNVIDPKTLFARGKTQARTWRTPFNPLSSEHRKDDYCEGNAWQWTFFVPHDVDGLASLMGGKKVLDSRLDSLFLMRSKLHGANVSGDISGLIGQYAHGNEPGHHTIYMYNKVGKPKKTQKYINQVLNTLYDNTPEGICGNEDTGQMSAWYVFSSLGFYPMDPVSGQYELGAPLFDKATIKLPSGKKFIIKANNLSDKNIYVKKVSLNGIELKRSYITFDEVLKGGELVFEMTKSISKSKV